One part of the Blastocatellia bacterium genome encodes these proteins:
- a CDS encoding rhomboid family intramembrane serine protease, with protein sequence MAAERKKLVMCQACRALVPASEKHCPMCGREAVPARTFLHASTGGHFISIIILTINIALFVLMALVEMRNGAGAEAFMQSASTSVLGGIGALYPGALANGEWWRLVTWNFLHIGLVHLLFNSIALYQVGPQVEEIFGSAKFIFIYLVTGVVAGLASMIISPSFTAGASGALFGLIGLMAAYGYRLGGVFGRALMKSMLIWAAFGFAIGMMPGINNIAHGGGFVAGVALAFVIPAESTMTVNSARLWNAVMIACMLIVAASFAMAGRNFNQAQERAAEEVQLRHVGQDVISLSRRIHSAEDLLSQSYDAPPPSRDAQQLADSLRAAGRDVMSVSHIDDRSDQIKQQYAELLNRRAEGLEMAAKDKKPLSPATPAEVATIKNMFKAYDEWEESVLSKYQLVRGRH encoded by the coding sequence ATGGCCGCTGAACGAAAAAAACTGGTGATGTGTCAGGCGTGTCGGGCGCTGGTGCCCGCGTCGGAGAAGCACTGCCCGATGTGCGGCAGAGAGGCCGTGCCGGCGCGCACCTTTCTGCACGCCTCGACCGGCGGCCACTTTATTTCGATCATCATCCTGACGATCAACATCGCGCTTTTCGTGCTGATGGCCCTCGTCGAGATGCGCAATGGCGCCGGCGCTGAAGCTTTTATGCAGAGCGCCAGCACCTCTGTGCTGGGCGGGATCGGCGCGCTCTATCCGGGCGCGCTCGCCAACGGCGAGTGGTGGCGGCTGGTGACCTGGAACTTTCTGCACATCGGGCTAGTGCATCTGCTGTTCAACAGCATCGCGCTTTATCAGGTCGGCCCGCAGGTCGAAGAAATTTTCGGCTCGGCGAAATTCATCTTCATCTATCTGGTCACAGGAGTTGTCGCCGGCCTCGCCTCGATGATCATCAGTCCGAGCTTCACCGCAGGGGCTTCGGGCGCGCTCTTCGGCTTGATCGGCTTGATGGCGGCTTATGGTTACCGTCTCGGCGGCGTCTTTGGCAGAGCCTTGATGAAATCGATGTTGATCTGGGCAGCGTTCGGCTTTGCCATTGGCATGATGCCGGGGATCAACAACATTGCGCATGGCGGCGGTTTCGTCGCCGGTGTCGCGCTCGCTTTCGTCATACCCGCCGAATCAACGATGACTGTCAATAGCGCGCGACTGTGGAATGCGGTGATGATCGCCTGCATGCTGATCGTCGCCGCGAGCTTTGCAATGGCGGGCCGCAATTTCAATCAAGCGCAGGAACGGGCCGCTGAGGAGGTTCAGCTCAGGCATGTCGGACAGGATGTGATTAGCCTTTCAAGGCGAATTCATAGTGCCGAAGACCTGCTCTCTCAGTCCTACGACGCGCCGCCGCCAAGTCGCGATGCCCAACAGCTTGCCGATTCGCTGCGCGCCGCGGGGCGCGATGTGATGAGCGTGTCCCACATCGACGACCGCAGTGACCAGATCAAACAGCAGTACGCCGAACTCTTGAACCGGCGCGCTGAAGGTCTTGAAATGGCGGCGAAGGACAAGAAGCCGCTGTCTCCCGCCACGCCCGCAGAAGTGGCTACGATCAAGAACATGTTCAAGGCATACGACGAATGGGAAGAAAGCGTCCTCAGTAAGTACCAACTCGTGCGGGGACGCCATTAA
- a CDS encoding 3-hydroxybutyryl-CoA dehydrogenase translates to MAIHKVAVLGCGLMGSGIAQVCAQAGREVTVIEVADEYLKKGLGGIEKQLGKLVEKGKLASGDRDATLRRLRGSTRFEDAADADLVIEAIIENIAEKNRTYSALDAICKPETIFATNTSSLSVTQMMTATGAERQRRFIGMHFFNPVPVMKLVEVVRTILTDPDVFEEAAAFARDIGKVPVQTSDRSGFIVNRLLVPYLLDAIRGLEEGIGSIVDIDNGMKLGCGHPMGPLTLLDFVGLDTTYYIANIMFDEFKEKRFAPPPLLKRMVLAGLYGRKSGRGFYDYSDAQNPQPMQLL, encoded by the coding sequence ATGGCCATTCATAAAGTCGCCGTCCTCGGCTGCGGGCTGATGGGCTCGGGCATCGCTCAGGTCTGCGCCCAGGCGGGACGCGAAGTGACGGTTATTGAAGTCGCAGACGAGTATCTCAAGAAAGGGCTCGGCGGCATCGAAAAACAACTCGGCAAGCTGGTTGAAAAAGGCAAGCTCGCTTCCGGCGACCGAGACGCCACGCTGCGGCGCTTGCGCGGTTCCACGCGGTTTGAAGACGCGGCGGACGCCGACCTCGTCATCGAAGCCATCATCGAAAACATCGCCGAGAAGAACCGCACCTACTCCGCGCTTGACGCCATCTGCAAGCCGGAGACGATCTTTGCGACCAATACGTCGAGTTTGTCTGTGACCCAGATGATGACGGCGACCGGCGCAGAGCGCCAGCGGCGCTTCATCGGCATGCATTTCTTCAACCCTGTGCCGGTGATGAAGCTGGTCGAAGTCGTGCGGACGATCCTGACCGACCCGGACGTCTTTGAAGAAGCCGCCGCTTTCGCGCGCGACATCGGCAAAGTGCCTGTGCAGACCTCGGATCGCTCCGGCTTCATCGTCAACCGGCTGCTTGTGCCTTACCTGCTCGATGCGATTCGCGGGCTCGAAGAAGGCATCGGCTCGATTGTTGACATAGACAATGGCATGAAGCTCGGCTGCGGTCACCCGATGGGGCCGCTAACGCTGCTCGATTTCGTCGGACTGGATACGACCTACTATATCGCCAACATTATGTTTGATGAATTCAAGGAGAAACGCTTCGCGCCGCCGCCGCTGTTAAAGCGCATGGTGCTTGCGGGACTTTATGGCAGGAAGAGCGGGCGCGGCTTTTACGATTACAGCGACGCGCAGAACCCCCAGCCGATGCAGCTACTCTGA
- a CDS encoding phosphoesterase, which yields MKLRILHHDHCFDGFASAAVFSRFFSEIINPRAEIGFAGLSHKPNQKFIEEELFDGDENAIVDFKYSPTERLTWWFDHHQSAFLSPQDEKHYVGGVWPSKFYNPAYKSCTKFIADTVAHKYGFRAADLAELIEWADIIDGAQYEDARTAVELAAPALRLMLVIEASRDRAVMDRIIQGMQREPLSALIEEPLVAAAFHPLHERHRRMIDLIGERAHFDRGVIYFDLSNEDAEGYSKFIPYYLFPQSVYSVGVSLSPSRSKVSVGFNPWSPSPRRHNLASICERYNGGGHAVVGAISYRPDEIELARETATVIAAELREGSE from the coding sequence ATGAAATTACGCATACTGCATCACGATCATTGCTTTGACGGTTTTGCGTCCGCCGCCGTCTTCTCGCGCTTTTTCAGTGAGATCATCAACCCGCGGGCCGAGATCGGCTTTGCCGGATTGTCGCACAAGCCGAATCAGAAGTTCATCGAAGAAGAGCTGTTCGATGGCGACGAAAACGCGATTGTGGATTTCAAGTACAGCCCGACGGAGCGTTTGACATGGTGGTTCGACCATCACCAGAGCGCCTTCCTGTCGCCTCAGGACGAGAAGCATTACGTCGGCGGCGTCTGGCCGTCAAAGTTCTATAACCCGGCGTACAAGTCCTGTACCAAATTTATCGCCGACACCGTCGCCCATAAGTATGGCTTCCGTGCCGCCGACCTCGCGGAATTGATCGAGTGGGCCGACATCATTGACGGCGCGCAGTACGAAGACGCCCGCACGGCGGTCGAGCTGGCGGCGCCGGCCTTGCGCTTGATGCTGGTCATCGAAGCGAGCCGCGACCGCGCCGTGATGGATCGTATCATTCAAGGCATGCAGCGCGAGCCGCTTAGCGCGCTCATCGAAGAGCCGCTGGTCGCCGCGGCTTTCCACCCGCTTCATGAGCGCCACCGCCGCATGATCGATCTGATCGGCGAGCGCGCCCATTTCGACCGCGGTGTCATCTACTTCGATCTGAGCAATGAGGACGCCGAAGGCTACAGCAAATTCATCCCCTACTATCTGTTCCCGCAGAGCGTCTATTCGGTGGGCGTCAGCCTATCGCCGTCGCGCTCGAAAGTCTCTGTGGGCTTCAATCCCTGGAGCCCTTCGCCGCGCCGTCACAACCTGGCGTCGATCTGCGAGCGTTATAACGGCGGCGGCCATGCGGTCGTCGGCGCCATCTCTTACCGGCCTGATGAGATCGAGTTGGCGCGCGAGACCGCTACGGTGATTGCCGCCGAGTTACGCGAAGGCTCAGAGTAG
- a CDS encoding radical SAM protein, whose amino-acid sequence MAAIPLKQILKARTVEGEIYDRLEGDRVRCYACGHRCLILPGLDGICRVRYNEGGRLMVPTGYVAALACDPTEKKPFFHAYPGSLALTFGMLGCDYHCSYCFAPSTRIGTTRGAIAFEKLFEQAERKEDLSDAEIAYPSDLSVYSHTGKVQKVRAIFRHEYHGKMLKIQAAFCPPVQCTPDHKLLAIRKPKSGRRPEEPAFIKAEELSRDHCLALPRNLPCDDDVILDVPELLWQQVSPSRMRREITGDLIEPLSAKTVQGISALCISEEVHRSSSWVRFMQDNLRSGLWVLDDLAKYDGKLIIKNESVRFYNEHEPGIARGLPLDEKLATLLGYYCAEGNVWQDVARRAHSGMLTFSFGLHETAYAEKVKRLIKEVFGLEATITKRSTTLAVVLYKSSVALLFASLCGIGSGNKYVPDQLFQAPPDVIEAFLTAYAEGDGHRERNGLISTATKSEELAYGVALLVLKTGRVPALRRYTIPKEGKLQGRTIHRSPTQFLIRWFDNPEKRRCWKSENHFFVPIRSIEAEDYDGYVYNMEVEEDHSYLANFLAVANCQNWISSQSLRDPNAIAPPRDVTPQQLVEAARRYQARLVVSSYNEPLITSEWAVEVFKQAKPQGFVCGYVSNGNATPEVLDYIRPWTELYKIDLKGFNDRNYRKLGGLLENVLNTIKLVYERGFWLEVVTLIIPGFNDSDDELKAAADFIAGVSPDIPWHVTAFHQDYKMTGPDNTSVETLIRAAEIGYGAGLKFVYAGNLPGRVGGYENTYCPGCKAMLIERYGFRILKNRIRDGSCPDCHAQIPGRWD is encoded by the coding sequence ATGGCAGCAATACCCTTGAAACAAATACTCAAAGCGCGAACCGTCGAAGGCGAAATCTATGATCGGCTCGAAGGCGACCGCGTTCGCTGTTATGCCTGCGGGCATCGCTGTTTGATTCTGCCGGGGCTCGATGGCATCTGCCGCGTGCGTTACAACGAAGGCGGGCGCTTGATGGTGCCGACCGGCTACGTCGCGGCGCTGGCCTGCGACCCGACAGAGAAGAAGCCGTTTTTTCATGCCTATCCCGGCTCGCTGGCGCTGACCTTCGGCATGCTCGGATGCGATTACCATTGCAGCTATTGCTTTGCGCCATCTACACGGATCGGCACAACACGCGGGGCAATAGCCTTTGAAAAGCTGTTCGAGCAGGCAGAAAGAAAGGAAGATCTGAGCGACGCCGAAATTGCTTACCCGTCGGATCTGTCAGTATACAGTCATACAGGAAAAGTCCAGAAAGTGCGGGCGATCTTCCGGCATGAATACCACGGCAAGATGTTAAAGATTCAGGCTGCTTTCTGCCCGCCCGTTCAATGCACACCTGATCATAAACTGCTCGCGATTCGCAAGCCGAAATCGGGCCGCAGACCTGAAGAGCCGGCGTTCATCAAGGCTGAGGAGCTGAGCCGCGATCATTGCCTAGCTCTCCCGCGCAACCTACCTTGCGACGACGATGTGATTCTTGACGTGCCAGAATTACTTTGGCAACAGGTTAGCCCCTCTAGAATGCGGCGCGAAATAACCGGCGACCTTATCGAACCGTTATCTGCAAAGACAGTGCAAGGCATCAGTGCGTTGTGTATCAGCGAAGAGGTGCATCGATCTAGCAGTTGGGTACGGTTCATGCAAGATAACCTGAGAAGCGGCCTCTGGGTTTTGGATGATTTGGCGAAGTACGATGGCAAACTCATAATTAAAAATGAATCCGTTCGCTTCTATAACGAGCATGAGCCTGGCATTGCGCGCGGTCTGCCGCTTGATGAAAAACTTGCAACCTTGCTTGGATACTACTGCGCAGAAGGCAATGTCTGGCAGGATGTCGCACGCCGTGCACATTCAGGAATGCTGACGTTTTCTTTCGGTCTCCACGAAACCGCGTATGCTGAAAAGGTCAAACGGCTAATCAAAGAAGTCTTTGGTTTGGAGGCTACAATCACTAAGCGTTCGACGACGCTTGCCGTCGTACTATACAAATCTTCGGTTGCCTTGCTATTCGCCAGCCTTTGTGGAATTGGTTCAGGAAATAAGTACGTGCCTGACCAACTGTTTCAAGCTCCGCCAGATGTCATCGAGGCTTTCCTAACCGCATATGCCGAAGGCGATGGCCATCGTGAACGCAATGGGCTGATTTCCACCGCAACAAAATCAGAAGAGCTTGCTTACGGAGTTGCATTGCTCGTGCTCAAGACTGGCAGAGTGCCCGCATTGCGCCGTTACACAATACCCAAAGAAGGGAAATTGCAGGGACGAACTATTCACCGCTCGCCGACACAATTTCTCATTCGTTGGTTCGATAATCCAGAAAAGCGGCGCTGCTGGAAGTCGGAAAACCATTTCTTTGTGCCTATCCGAAGCATTGAGGCCGAAGATTATGACGGCTATGTCTACAACATGGAAGTGGAAGAAGATCATTCCTATCTGGCCAATTTTCTCGCGGTAGCAAACTGCCAGAATTGGATAAGTTCGCAATCCTTGCGTGATCCGAATGCCATTGCGCCGCCGCGCGACGTGACGCCCCAGCAGTTGGTCGAGGCGGCGCGGCGCTATCAGGCGCGGCTTGTGGTGTCGAGCTACAACGAGCCGCTGATTACCAGCGAGTGGGCCGTTGAGGTGTTCAAGCAAGCGAAACCTCAAGGCTTCGTTTGCGGCTATGTCTCAAACGGCAATGCGACGCCTGAAGTGCTCGACTACATTCGTCCGTGGACGGAGCTTTATAAAATCGACCTCAAGGGCTTCAACGATAGAAACTACCGCAAGCTTGGCGGGCTGCTCGAAAACGTCCTCAACACCATTAAGCTGGTTTACGAGCGCGGCTTCTGGCTGGAGGTCGTGACGCTGATCATTCCCGGCTTCAATGATTCGGATGATGAACTGAAGGCCGCCGCCGATTTCATCGCAGGGGTTTCGCCCGACATTCCGTGGCACGTCACGGCGTTTCATCAAGATTACAAGATGACCGGGCCGGACAATACTTCAGTCGAAACCTTGATCCGCGCCGCCGAGATCGGTTATGGCGCGGGCTTGAAATTCGTGTATGCCGGAAATCTGCCGGGGCGCGTCGGCGGGTATGAGAACACCTATTGTCCCGGTTGCAAGGCGATGCTGATTGAGCGCTACGGTTTTCGCATCCTCAAGAACCGCATCCGCGACGGCTCGTGCCCCGATTGCCATGCACAGATTCCCGGTCGCTGGGATTAG
- a CDS encoding D-alanyl-D-alanine carboxypeptidase: MKRIIFLPLILILLATSVRESRVALSGDLNASASASSAEVQPVRALDEYKETIKSHGGSLSDQGVLIQSLDGRTTFADHNADIAFNPASVMKLATSLTALAKLGPDYRYRTNFLADGPLDAGAHKLNGDLVVEGTADPMFAAQDAQDVAAELTRLGVGRVSGALRIAGPFYFFATGYHSNLSRETSASKLRAALQAAGIHIDGQTVFGDKSGTPLVTHYSEPLLHILFYQNAHSSNAIAEVVGESVGGPPAVQSFLIKQVGLRDSDIYVGRTSGLEFNRITPRAALQVLRALIGLLGTYSLKTEDVMPVAGVDSGTLKARFVSDAARGAVVAKTGTLVSLDNGVSTLVGIAYTKSGGPLLFGIFNSDGGVHSYRRLQDDFVERLIAEEGGPAPVSRSEDALADTTRRTIVQVVYKPHAQATDAAAD; encoded by the coding sequence TTGAAGCGAATCATTTTCCTGCCGCTCATCTTAATTCTATTGGCCACCTCCGTGCGCGAGTCGCGCGTCGCACTCAGTGGCGATCTCAATGCGTCGGCGTCGGCGTCGAGCGCTGAAGTCCAGCCCGTGCGCGCGCTCGACGAGTATAAAGAAACCATCAAGTCGCACGGCGGCAGCCTCAGCGATCAAGGTGTGCTGATTCAATCGCTCGATGGCCGCACGACGTTTGCCGACCACAACGCCGACATCGCCTTCAACCCGGCGTCGGTGATGAAACTGGCGACGTCGCTGACGGCGCTGGCGAAGCTCGGCCCGGATTATCGCTACCGCACCAACTTTCTTGCCGATGGACCGCTAGACGCAGGCGCGCACAAGCTCAATGGCGATCTGGTTGTCGAAGGCACGGCGGACCCGATGTTCGCGGCCCAGGACGCGCAGGACGTTGCCGCCGAGTTAACCCGGCTGGGCGTCGGTCGCGTCAGCGGCGCGTTGCGCATCGCCGGCCCTTTTTACTTTTTCGCCACCGGCTATCACTCGAACCTTTCGCGCGAAACCTCTGCGTCGAAGCTGCGCGCGGCGCTGCAAGCCGCGGGCATTCACATAGACGGGCAGACAGTGTTTGGCGATAAGTCTGGAACCCCGCTCGTCACGCACTACTCAGAGCCCTTGCTGCACATCCTGTTTTATCAGAACGCCCACAGCAGCAATGCCATTGCCGAAGTCGTCGGCGAATCGGTCGGCGGTCCGCCCGCTGTGCAGTCGTTTCTGATCAAGCAAGTCGGGCTGCGCGACAGCGATATTTATGTCGGGCGGACTTCGGGGCTCGAGTTCAACCGCATCACGCCGCGGGCGGCGCTGCAAGTGCTGCGCGCCTTGATTGGCCTGCTCGGAACCTACTCGCTGAAGACGGAAGACGTGATGCCGGTCGCCGGCGTCGATTCGGGGACGTTGAAGGCACGCTTCGTAAGCGACGCGGCGCGCGGCGCGGTCGTCGCCAAGACCGGCACGCTCGTGTCACTCGACAACGGCGTCAGCACGCTGGTCGGCATCGCCTACACCAAGTCAGGCGGCCCTTTGCTGTTCGGGATATTCAACTCAGACGGCGGCGTCCATTCCTACCGCCGCCTTCAGGATGATTTCGTCGAGCGGCTGATTGCCGAAGAAGGCGGCCCGGCCCCGGTCTCGCGCAGCGAAGACGCGCTCGCCGATACGACGCGCCGCACCATCGTGCAGGTGGTTTACAAGCCGCACGCCCAGGCGACTGACGCGGCGGCGGATTAG
- a CDS encoding protein kinase, which translates to MLTPDTLLQNRYLIGRLLGQGGMGAVYQATDQRLGHTVALKQTFFTDEMMLKAFEREARLLASLRHPALPKVSDHFTESNGQFLVMEYIAGNDLMTMLEKRGGPFDADQVVEWGEQLLGALAYLHGQHPPIIHRDIKPQNLKLTDQGQIILLDFGLAKGLPEQTLQFAAGQSIYGYTPDYAPLEQIKAEGTDARSDLYALAATLNHMLTNTTPPSALTRAIAIANQQPDPLRPANEINPQVKPAIAQVLKQALSLMREQRPASAEVMRKMWRDASQATAPAGRPTSPPPTIVAPPASPGAGGTAPLSGRQSSPVAPNPTQPGGQYPSPPQPSWPNAQPPGQPSWPPPQQPQASWPPPPQQPSSWPPPPQQTSWPQAPPPQPTQPNWPNAQTSPPPSWPNAQPPGQQSWPNAQPQYAQPQWSGGAPSYVAAPRKSRTGLWIVLSIVGVLVLGVVALAIIGYMADNSSPSGTANSTSSYPPATKTYPDNNSNSSAANTTPSSNANANANTSASDTSATGNVVDKILTNYVNALGGEAAIKAVSSRVATGTFDVPSAGVSGTAEFYLKAPNKYLFVATVPGLVATRRGFNGSTGWETDNEGNVKRITGAELAAMKRDADFYHELNLRSGYSSMTLSGKEKVEGKDAFVIDAKGEDGTAQKLYFDMQNGLLLRSDETRESKTTTTYYTDYRTLDGIKLPFTFRQQDGETNVVIRIKEMRHNVTVNDSVFNPPSK; encoded by the coding sequence ATGCTGACACCAGATACGTTGCTACAGAACCGTTATCTCATCGGGCGGCTGCTCGGACAGGGCGGCATGGGCGCGGTCTATCAAGCCACAGATCAGCGGCTCGGTCACACGGTCGCCCTCAAACAGACCTTCTTTACCGATGAGATGATGCTCAAGGCGTTCGAGCGCGAAGCTCGCTTGCTAGCCAGTCTGCGCCACCCGGCCCTGCCAAAAGTCAGCGATCATTTCACGGAGAGCAACGGCCAGTTCCTGGTGATGGAGTACATCGCCGGCAACGATCTCATGACGATGCTTGAGAAGCGCGGCGGGCCATTTGACGCCGATCAGGTCGTCGAGTGGGGCGAGCAGTTGCTCGGCGCGCTGGCTTACCTGCACGGCCAGCACCCGCCCATTATTCACCGCGACATCAAGCCTCAAAACCTCAAGCTCACCGACCAGGGCCAAATCATCCTGCTCGACTTTGGCCTGGCCAAAGGGCTGCCCGAACAGACGCTACAGTTCGCTGCCGGTCAGAGCATTTACGGTTATACGCCGGATTATGCGCCGCTCGAACAGATCAAGGCCGAGGGCACCGATGCGCGCAGCGACCTCTACGCCCTGGCCGCGACGCTCAATCACATGCTGACGAACACGACGCCGCCCAGCGCCTTGACACGCGCCATCGCGATTGCCAATCAGCAGCCCGACCCGCTGCGTCCCGCCAATGAGATCAATCCGCAGGTCAAGCCGGCCATCGCGCAGGTCTTAAAACAGGCGTTGTCATTGATGCGCGAGCAGCGTCCGGCTTCAGCAGAAGTGATGCGCAAGATGTGGCGCGATGCCAGTCAGGCAACAGCGCCCGCCGGCAGACCGACGAGTCCGCCGCCCACGATTGTGGCGCCGCCGGCGTCGCCGGGTGCGGGTGGGACCGCGCCGCTCAGCGGGCGACAAAGCTCGCCTGTCGCGCCCAACCCGACGCAACCCGGCGGTCAGTACCCTTCGCCGCCACAGCCAAGCTGGCCGAATGCGCAGCCGCCCGGTCAGCCGAGCTGGCCACCGCCGCAACAACCGCAGGCGAGCTGGCCGCCGCCACCTCAACAACCATCGAGCTGGCCGCCGCCGCCGCAACAGACAAGCTGGCCGCAGGCCCCACCGCCTCAACCCACGCAACCGAACTGGCCGAACGCTCAAACATCGCCGCCTCCAAGCTGGCCGAATGCGCAACCACCCGGTCAGCAGAGCTGGCCGAATGCGCAGCCGCAATATGCGCAGCCGCAATGGAGCGGCGGCGCGCCTTCTTATGTCGCCGCGCCGCGCAAATCGCGAACCGGCCTGTGGATCGTTCTCAGCATAGTTGGCGTTTTAGTTCTCGGCGTCGTCGCTTTAGCCATCATCGGATATATGGCAGACAACAGCAGCCCGTCGGGCACTGCCAATAGCACCAGCAGCTATCCGCCAGCGACCAAAACCTATCCGGACAACAACTCCAATTCGAGTGCGGCGAACACGACGCCGTCCTCAAACGCCAACGCCAACGCCAATACATCCGCGAGCGATACTTCGGCGACTGGCAATGTCGTTGACAAGATTCTAACGAATTACGTGAATGCGCTGGGCGGCGAAGCGGCGATCAAAGCGGTGTCGAGCCGAGTGGCTACTGGAACATTTGATGTTCCTTCGGCTGGCGTCAGCGGCACGGCGGAGTTTTACCTGAAAGCCCCGAACAAGTACCTGTTCGTCGCGACGGTGCCGGGGCTGGTCGCCACTCGCAGGGGCTTCAACGGCAGCACCGGATGGGAAACCGACAACGAAGGCAACGTCAAACGGATTACCGGCGCTGAGCTGGCTGCGATGAAACGCGATGCCGATTTTTATCACGAGCTGAATCTACGCAGCGGATATTCGAGCATGACGTTGAGCGGCAAAGAGAAGGTCGAGGGCAAGGACGCTTTCGTCATTGACGCTAAAGGCGAGGATGGCACGGCGCAGAAACTTTACTTCGACATGCAAAACGGCCTGTTGTTGCGCAGCGACGAAACGCGCGAATCGAAGACCACGACGACCTATTACACGGATTACCGGACGCTGGACGGAATCAAATTGCCGTTCACCTTTCGTCAACAGGACGGCGAAACCAATGTCGTCATCCGCATCAAAGAGATGCGCCACAACGTGACAGTCAACGACTCGGTCTTTAACCCGCCGTCGAAGTAA